In Bradyrhizobium guangxiense, the following are encoded in one genomic region:
- a CDS encoding mannose-1-phosphate guanylyltransferase/mannose-6-phosphate isomerase, producing MDKRIIPLIMCGGAGTRLWPASREVRPKQFLPLFGTRSTFQDTLLRVSDRSLFDRPIVITNASYRFMVLEQLAEIGIEADVILEPMRRDSGPAIAAGAVFAQNRANEAIVLALAADHVVQDNAAFVAACREGLTAASAGRIVTFGVKPERPATEYGYISPGEGISGEVHAVARFVEKPDAVKASDYVNSGYLWNSGNFMFPAAVLLDEYRKVDAASVEAVTNAVNNAGRDLGFVTLEPEAFGAAKAISIDYAVMEKTSRAAVVPVSCGWSDVGSWHAVWELSAKDAQGNAAHGSAVFEDSRNCNVTTDSALVALEGVDDLVVVATADAVLVSRQKDANGLKRLVTKLKAVAPKVTEEHLKVHRPWGSYQSVDNGERHQVKRIVVKPGGRLSLQKHHHRAEHWIVVRGTAQVTVNETVKTVHENESIYIPMGAVHRMENPGKIQLELIEVQTGSYLGEDDIIRIEDDYQRS from the coding sequence ATGGACAAACGCATAATCCCCCTGATCATGTGCGGCGGTGCCGGCACGCGGCTGTGGCCGGCGTCGCGCGAGGTGCGGCCCAAGCAGTTCCTGCCGCTGTTCGGCACGCGCTCGACCTTCCAGGACACGCTGCTGCGCGTGTCCGATCGTTCCCTGTTCGACCGGCCGATCGTCATCACCAACGCCTCCTATCGCTTCATGGTGCTGGAGCAGCTCGCCGAGATTGGCATCGAGGCCGACGTGATCCTCGAGCCGATGCGGCGCGATTCCGGGCCGGCGATCGCCGCCGGCGCGGTGTTTGCGCAGAACCGCGCCAATGAGGCGATCGTGCTCGCGCTCGCCGCCGATCACGTCGTGCAGGACAATGCCGCTTTCGTTGCCGCCTGCCGCGAGGGCCTCACCGCTGCGAGTGCTGGGCGCATCGTCACCTTCGGCGTCAAGCCGGAGCGGCCGGCGACCGAATACGGCTACATCAGCCCGGGCGAGGGGATCTCCGGCGAGGTGCACGCGGTCGCGCGCTTCGTCGAGAAGCCGGACGCGGTGAAGGCCTCCGACTACGTCAATTCGGGCTATCTCTGGAACAGCGGCAACTTCATGTTCCCGGCGGCCGTGCTGCTCGACGAATATCGCAAGGTCGATGCCGCCAGCGTCGAGGCTGTCACCAATGCGGTCAACAATGCCGGCCGCGATCTCGGCTTTGTCACGCTGGAGCCCGAGGCGTTCGGCGCGGCGAAGGCAATCTCGATCGACTATGCCGTGATGGAGAAGACCTCGCGCGCGGCGGTCGTGCCGGTCTCCTGCGGCTGGTCCGACGTCGGCTCCTGGCACGCGGTGTGGGAATTGTCGGCGAAGGACGCGCAAGGCAATGCTGCGCACGGCAGCGCCGTGTTCGAGGATTCCCGCAATTGCAACGTCACCACCGATTCCGCGCTGGTGGCGCTCGAAGGCGTCGACGATCTCGTCGTGGTCGCGACCGCCGATGCGGTGCTGGTCTCGCGCCAGAAGGATGCCAACGGCCTGAAGCGCCTCGTGACCAAGCTGAAGGCGGTCGCGCCGAAAGTCACCGAGGAGCATCTCAAGGTACACCGGCCCTGGGGCAGCTATCAGTCGGTCGACAATGGCGAGCGCCACCAGGTCAAGCGCATCGTGGTGAAGCCGGGCGGGCGGCTGTCGCTGCAGAAGCACCACCACCGCGCCGAGCACTGGATCGTGGTTCGTGGCACGGCCCAGGTCACGGTCAACGAGACCGTGAAGACGGTGCACGAGAACGAATCGATCTACATTCCGATGGGCGCCGTCCACCGGATGGAGAATCCTGGCAAGATCCAGCTGGAGCTGATCGAGGTCCAGACCGGCAGCTATCTCGGGGAAGACGACATCATCCGGATTGAAGACGACTATCAAAGGTCGTAA
- a CDS encoding GNAT family N-acetyltransferase has product MTSHAAAAQADLEVRRLTIDDLDLFRDIRAQALRTHPQTFSSPEEDEGGEAMMAAYRHWLSGTVLGAFGRGHLIGVAGFYVSPDKRSQHRGHIFTVYVREDGRGRGVGDRLIKELLAHAEACVEQVHLAVLVEATAAIRTYRRNGFEIYGTDPAAVRIGEATYDKYFMVRKFSH; this is encoded by the coding sequence ATGACGTCGCATGCTGCGGCTGCTCAGGCGGACCTGGAGGTCCGACGATTGACGATCGATGATCTCGATCTCTTTCGCGACATTCGCGCGCAGGCGCTTCGGACGCATCCTCAAACCTTCAGTTCTCCTGAAGAGGACGAGGGCGGTGAGGCGATGATGGCGGCCTATCGCCATTGGCTGAGTGGAACTGTGCTTGGCGCCTTTGGGCGTGGCCATCTGATCGGTGTAGCAGGCTTCTATGTCTCGCCGGACAAGCGATCGCAGCACAGGGGCCACATCTTCACGGTTTACGTGCGGGAGGATGGCCGAGGTCGAGGCGTCGGAGATCGACTCATCAAGGAGCTTCTTGCCCATGCCGAGGCTTGCGTCGAACAGGTGCACCTTGCCGTCCTGGTCGAAGCAACGGCTGCGATCAGGACCTACAGGCGCAACGGCTTTGAAATCTACGGTACCGATCCCGCCGCGGTCCGCATCGGGGAGGCCACGTACGACAAATACTTTATGGTCAGGAAATTCAGCCACTGA
- a CDS encoding NAD-dependent epimerase: MMDQAILVTGAAGFIGFHVARQLLGEGRTVVGLDNLNSYYDPALKRARLALLQTSSRFSFVEADLADRETMARLFARDGFSQVVHLAAQAGVRYSIEQPHAYADSNLLGFLNVLEGCRHNGCRHLVYASSSSVYGANTKMPFAVADRTDHPVSFYAATKKANEVMAQSYSHLYRLPVTGLRFFTIYGPWGRPDMAMFLFVNAIMAGKPIRLFNHGKMRRDFTYIDDVTRVVSKLIDLVPVDDPAAANAPFKLYNVGNHHPEELMHVVGLLERELGRTAIKELLPMQPGDVLETFADVEDLMRDTGFAPSTPIEHGVHNFVTWYRDYFKV; this comes from the coding sequence ATGATGGATCAGGCGATTTTGGTCACGGGAGCCGCCGGCTTCATCGGCTTTCACGTCGCCCGGCAGCTCCTGGGCGAAGGCCGCACCGTCGTCGGGCTCGACAATCTCAACAGCTATTACGATCCGGCATTGAAGCGGGCGCGCCTCGCGCTGTTGCAGACTTCCTCCCGCTTCTCCTTCGTGGAGGCCGATCTTGCCGACCGCGAGACGATGGCGAGGCTGTTTGCGCGAGATGGTTTTTCGCAAGTTGTGCATCTGGCGGCTCAGGCCGGTGTGCGCTACTCGATCGAGCAGCCGCACGCCTACGCCGATTCCAACCTGCTGGGCTTTCTCAACGTGCTCGAGGGCTGCCGCCACAATGGCTGTCGTCATCTCGTGTATGCCTCGTCATCCTCCGTTTATGGCGCCAACACAAAAATGCCATTTGCGGTGGCGGACCGGACCGATCATCCCGTGAGCTTCTATGCCGCGACCAAGAAGGCGAACGAGGTGATGGCGCAGTCCTACAGCCACCTCTATCGCCTGCCGGTCACGGGCCTGCGCTTCTTTACCATTTACGGGCCATGGGGACGGCCCGACATGGCCATGTTCCTGTTCGTAAACGCCATCATGGCGGGCAAGCCGATCCGCCTCTTTAACCATGGCAAGATGCGTCGCGACTTCACCTATATTGATGACGTGACGCGTGTAGTATCCAAGCTGATCGATCTTGTGCCCGTGGACGATCCGGCTGCCGCAAATGCGCCGTTTAAGCTCTACAATGTCGGCAATCACCATCCGGAGGAGCTGATGCACGTCGTCGGTCTTCTGGAGCGGGAGCTGGGCCGGACGGCGATCAAAGAATTGCTGCCGATGCAGCCGGGAGATGTGCTGGAAACGTTCGCGGATGTCGAGGATTTGATGCGCGACACCGGCTTTGCACCGTCAACGCCGATCGAGCATGGGGTCCATAATTTTGTCACCTGGTACCGGGACTACTTCAAGGTTTGA
- a CDS encoding DegT/DnrJ/EryC1/StrS family aminotransferase, with the protein MNQHLRSEPIPFIDVASQRRRLGASLDEAVKRVLDHCQFVNGPEVFELEKQLAAYSGAKHVIGCASGTDAILMVMMAKKVGPGDAVLCPSFTFIATASPVARTGATPVYVDVDEATFNMSPESLKRGIATARKAGLKPVAVIPVDLFGQPADHDAIAEIASAEGLFVLDDAAQGFGASYKGRKLGTFGHATATSFFPAKPLGCFGDGGAIFTDDDELAATLRSIRVHGQGVDKYDNVRLGLTGRLDTMQAAVLIEKLKIFDDEIAARNRVAERYAGGLSNVVTVPRLAPGNTSVWAQYTIRLPKGTDRDGFAAALKAQGVPTAIYYGKSMHQQTAYKHYPVAEGGLPVCESLSQDVISLPMHAYLTEADQERIIAAVRGALAA; encoded by the coding sequence ATGAACCAGCATCTGCGTTCCGAACCCATTCCCTTCATCGACGTCGCCTCGCAGCGCCGCCGGCTCGGCGCCTCGCTCGATGAGGCCGTCAAGCGCGTGCTGGACCATTGCCAGTTCGTCAACGGCCCCGAGGTGTTCGAGCTCGAGAAGCAGCTCGCGGCCTACAGCGGCGCCAAGCACGTCATCGGCTGCGCCAGCGGCACCGACGCGATCCTGATGGTGATGATGGCGAAGAAAGTCGGGCCCGGCGATGCCGTGCTGTGTCCGTCCTTCACCTTCATCGCGACCGCTTCCCCGGTGGCGCGGACGGGCGCGACACCGGTTTACGTCGACGTCGACGAGGCCACCTTCAACATGAGCCCGGAATCGCTCAAGCGCGGCATCGCGACCGCGCGCAAGGCCGGCCTCAAGCCGGTCGCGGTGATTCCGGTCGATTTGTTCGGCCAGCCCGCCGATCACGATGCCATCGCCGAGATCGCCAGCGCCGAGGGCCTGTTCGTGCTCGATGACGCCGCGCAAGGCTTCGGCGCGAGCTACAAGGGTCGTAAGCTCGGCACCTTCGGGCACGCCACCGCGACCAGCTTCTTCCCGGCAAAGCCGCTCGGCTGCTTCGGCGATGGCGGCGCGATCTTCACCGATGACGACGAGCTCGCCGCCACCTTGCGCAGCATCCGCGTGCACGGGCAGGGCGTCGACAAATACGACAACGTCCGCCTCGGCCTCACCGGCCGGCTCGACACCATGCAGGCGGCGGTCCTGATCGAGAAGCTGAAGATCTTTGACGACGAGATTGCCGCCCGCAACAGGGTTGCGGAGCGCTACGCGGGCGGCCTGTCGAACGTCGTCACCGTGCCGCGCCTCGCGCCCGGCAACACCTCGGTCTGGGCGCAGTACACGATCCGCCTGCCCAAAGGCACCGACCGCGACGGCTTCGCCGCCGCTCTGAAGGCCCAGGGCGTGCCGACCGCGATCTATTACGGCAAGTCGATGCATCAGCAGACCGCCTACAAGCATTATCCGGTCGCGGAGGGGGGCCTGCCGGTCTGCGAGAGCCTGTCGCAGGACGTCATCAGCCTGCCGATGCACGCCTATCTGACTGAAGCCGACCAGGAGCGAATCATCGCCGCCGTCCGCGGCGCGCTCGCGGCCTGA
- a CDS encoding MraY family glycosyltransferase: protein MFTLAPAVLAALLSTAITWLSMPLLQRYALARPNARSSHRIPTPQGAGIAVIAATLLVAAAWTYGALSLPLIGSALLIAMVGLVDDIRPLPVLLRLLLQATAVAAVVFTAPDAARIVPALPLALERGLVLLAGIWFVNLVNFMDGLDLMTVAEVVPITAALALLGWFGDLSPSAGVLATALCGAMLGFAPFNRPTAKVFLGDVGSLPIGLLLGWCLLELAWHGQPAAALLLPAYYLADATTTLFRRMIRRERFWSAHRTHFYQRATDNGLKVPQVIGAVFALNLVLAVLAIVTVRAGSTMVTIVSLLAGAVAVASVLRRFSRPQVC from the coding sequence ATGTTCACGCTTGCGCCAGCCGTGCTGGCTGCACTGCTCTCCACCGCCATCACCTGGCTGAGCATGCCGCTGCTGCAGCGCTATGCGTTGGCGCGGCCGAATGCGCGCTCGTCACACAGGATTCCGACCCCGCAAGGCGCGGGCATCGCGGTGATCGCGGCCACCCTGCTTGTGGCTGCGGCCTGGACCTACGGCGCGCTTTCCCTGCCTCTGATCGGGTCCGCCCTCCTGATCGCGATGGTCGGCCTCGTCGACGACATCAGGCCCTTGCCCGTCCTGCTCCGCCTGCTGTTGCAGGCGACCGCCGTGGCCGCCGTCGTCTTCACGGCCCCGGACGCCGCGCGCATCGTGCCGGCGCTGCCGCTCGCGCTGGAGCGCGGCCTCGTCCTGCTCGCCGGAATCTGGTTCGTGAACCTCGTCAACTTCATGGACGGGCTCGACCTGATGACGGTGGCGGAGGTGGTGCCGATCACGGCCGCGCTCGCGCTGCTCGGATGGTTCGGCGACCTCTCGCCGTCGGCTGGAGTGCTCGCCACGGCGCTGTGCGGGGCCATGCTCGGCTTTGCGCCGTTCAACCGTCCGACCGCAAAAGTCTTCCTTGGCGACGTCGGCAGCCTGCCGATCGGCCTCCTGCTCGGCTGGTGCCTGCTGGAGCTTGCCTGGCACGGACAGCCCGCTGCGGCGCTGCTGCTGCCCGCCTATTACCTCGCGGATGCCACCACCACGCTGTTTCGGCGCATGATCCGGCGCGAGCGATTCTGGTCGGCACACCGCACGCACTTCTATCAACGCGCAACCGACAACGGGCTCAAGGTCCCGCAGGTCATCGGCGCGGTGTTCGCGCTCAATCTCGTGCTGGCGGTGCTAGCCATCGTCACCGTTCGCGCCGGTTCGACCATGGTCACGATCGTGTCCTTGCTCGCGGGCGCGGTCGCGGTCGCATCCGTGCTGCGGCGCTTCTCTCGCCCTCAGGTCTGCTGA
- a CDS encoding Gfo/Idh/MocA family protein, producing MSSKGSAPAKAGLRVGVIGAGVMGSNHARVLSGLPGVSLVGVVDPSPAHRTRATELANCPSFETLDQLFAAGVDAVTIAAPTHLHHEVALACIAKNIHVLVEKPIASTVEEGREIVAAAHKAGVTLMVGHVERFNPAVAAVKQAIAGEDILSIAITRVGPFPPRMSNVGVVIDLAVHDIDLIRWFTESDIVEVQPQLSSAVAEREDIALLQFRTESGVLAHINTNWLTPFKARSVTVATRDKYVMGDLLTRQVTECFGFKPDGSYSMRHLPVGHDEPLRAELIAFLKAVRNGETPAVTGDEGVASLEIATQCLETPSRPAATSPARKGPRRVAG from the coding sequence ATGAGTTCAAAGGGATCTGCACCGGCAAAGGCCGGCTTGCGCGTCGGCGTCATTGGTGCCGGCGTGATGGGCAGCAACCATGCGCGTGTGCTGAGCGGTCTGCCGGGGGTCAGCCTGGTCGGCGTCGTCGACCCTTCGCCGGCGCACCGCACCCGCGCCACCGAGCTCGCCAATTGCCCGAGCTTCGAGACGCTCGACCAGCTGTTCGCCGCCGGCGTCGACGCCGTCACCATCGCAGCGCCGACCCACCTGCATCACGAGGTCGCGCTCGCCTGCATCGCCAAGAACATCCACGTGCTGGTCGAGAAGCCGATCGCATCCACGGTCGAAGAGGGCCGCGAGATCGTCGCCGCCGCGCATAAGGCTGGCGTGACGCTGATGGTCGGCCATGTCGAGCGCTTCAATCCGGCGGTCGCCGCGGTCAAGCAGGCGATCGCGGGCGAGGACATCCTCTCCATCGCCATCACCCGCGTCGGCCCGTTTCCGCCGCGCATGTCCAATGTCGGCGTGGTCATCGATCTCGCCGTGCACGACATCGATCTGATCCGCTGGTTCACCGAATCCGACATCGTCGAGGTGCAACCGCAGCTGTCGAGCGCGGTCGCCGAGCGCGAGGACATCGCGCTGCTCCAGTTCCGCACCGAGAGCGGCGTGCTCGCCCACATCAACACCAACTGGCTGACGCCGTTCAAGGCGCGCAGCGTCACGGTGGCGACCCGCGACAAATACGTGATGGGCGATCTGCTCACGCGCCAGGTCACCGAATGTTTCGGCTTCAAGCCGGATGGCAGCTATTCGATGCGGCATTTGCCGGTCGGGCATGACGAGCCGCTCCGCGCCGAGCTGATCGCGTTCCTCAAGGCGGTGCGCAACGGCGAGACGCCGGCGGTCACCGGCGACGAAGGCGTCGCCAGCCTCGAGATCGCGACCCAGTGCCTCGAGACGCCGTCACGGCCCGCGGCGACGTCGCCTGCCCGCAAGGGGCCGCGCCGCGTCGCCGGCTGA
- the murJ gene encoding murein biosynthesis integral membrane protein MurJ: MLGRIFTVGGYTLLSRLTGFARDIMLAAILGAGPVADAFFVALRLPNHFRAIFAEGAFNAAWVPAYAHVHGEKGEGAAHLFADRIFTLLLASQVLLLVVAWLFMPQAMSILAPGFSEDAEQRKLAIELTRITFPYLLLITLVTLYGGMLNVMQRFASAAAASIFLNVAMMMTLAVAVWFPTAGHAAAWGVLISGFLQYFLLAGDLARHGGLPRFAPLKLDEDVRSFFKALGPATLGSMGTQVALFADTIIATFLPAGALSALYYADRLNQLPIGVIGIAIGTVLLPEMSRRITANDHDGAMNAQHRAFDFTLLFSIPFVAAFLTVPDEIMRALFARGAFSKADAVAAGGTLAAYAIGFIPFVLIRSAVATFYARKDTATPVRASLTGIAVNVALKVALMGSLAQIGLALATAVGVWTNLLLVLFFAVRRGFLVLDRAWLMSLGKFVLTGLILAAAFWLIAHFGAPSLASMHFHDELMLVLLAVGGAIVYALAILTLFGRNWLVSLVRG; the protein is encoded by the coding sequence ATGCTCGGACGCATCTTCACGGTTGGTGGTTACACACTGCTGTCGCGGCTGACGGGGTTTGCCCGCGACATCATGCTCGCGGCGATCCTCGGCGCCGGCCCGGTGGCTGACGCCTTTTTCGTGGCGCTGCGGCTGCCCAATCATTTCCGTGCGATCTTCGCCGAGGGCGCCTTCAATGCCGCCTGGGTGCCGGCCTATGCCCATGTCCATGGCGAGAAGGGGGAGGGGGCGGCGCACCTGTTCGCCGACCGCATCTTCACGCTGCTGCTGGCCTCGCAGGTTCTGCTGCTGGTCGTCGCCTGGCTGTTCATGCCGCAGGCCATGAGCATTTTGGCGCCGGGCTTCAGTGAGGATGCCGAGCAGCGCAAGCTCGCGATCGAGCTGACCCGGATCACCTTTCCCTATCTGCTGCTGATCACGCTGGTGACGCTCTATGGCGGCATGCTCAACGTCATGCAGCGCTTTGCCAGCGCCGCGGCCGCCTCGATCTTTCTCAACGTCGCGATGATGATGACGCTGGCGGTTGCCGTCTGGTTTCCGACCGCGGGCCACGCCGCGGCCTGGGGCGTGCTGATCTCGGGCTTCCTGCAATATTTCCTGCTTGCCGGCGATCTCGCCCGCCATGGCGGCTTGCCGCGCTTTGCGCCGCTTAAGCTCGACGAGGACGTTCGCAGCTTCTTCAAGGCGCTGGGTCCGGCGACGCTGGGCTCGATGGGGACGCAGGTCGCGCTGTTCGCCGACACCATCATCGCGACCTTCCTGCCTGCGGGCGCGCTGTCGGCGCTCTACTACGCCGATCGTCTCAACCAGCTTCCGATCGGCGTCATCGGCATCGCCATCGGCACGGTGTTGCTGCCGGAAATGTCGCGGCGGATCACGGCCAACGATCATGACGGCGCGATGAACGCGCAGCACCGCGCCTTCGATTTCACGCTGCTGTTCTCGATTCCGTTCGTGGCGGCCTTCCTCACCGTGCCCGACGAGATCATGCGCGCGCTGTTCGCCCGCGGCGCCTTCTCGAAGGCCGATGCGGTCGCGGCCGGCGGCACGCTCGCCGCCTATGCCATCGGCTTTATCCCCTTCGTGCTGATCCGCAGCGCTGTCGCGACCTTCTACGCGCGCAAGGACACCGCGACGCCGGTGCGGGCGTCGCTGACCGGCATTGCGGTCAACGTCGCGCTGAAGGTCGCCTTGATGGGGTCGCTCGCGCAGATCGGCCTCGCGCTGGCCACCGCCGTCGGCGTCTGGACCAATCTCCTGCTGGTGCTGTTCTTCGCCGTGCGGCGCGGCTTTCTCGTGCTGGACCGCGCCTGGCTGATGTCGCTCGGCAAATTCGTGCTGACTGGCCTCATCCTCGCCGCCGCGTTCTGGCTGATCGCGCACTTCGGCGCTCCATCTCTCGCCTCGATGCATTTCCACGATGAGTTGATGCTGGTCCTGCTCGCGGTCGGTGGCGCCATCGTCTATGCGCTCGCGATCCTCACCCTGTTCGGCCGCAACTGGCTGGTCTCGCTGGTGCGCGGCTAG
- a CDS encoding NAD-dependent epimerase/dehydratase family protein — translation MSEKKPVALVTGASGFLGRHIGPALVREGWSVRRVVRSPESGDEVVIESIGPETDWQAALEGVDAVIHLAARVHYKHEEHAVKLYRDVNIDGTLHLARCAATAGVCHFIFISTVLVHGRSNEGRAPFSEDDVLTPRGLYGESKAAAEAGLRTLARDTDMKISVIRPPMVYGAGAKGNFAVLTRAVNLGLPLPFAAIRNHRAFLAVQNLTSFVLHRLSHPDPASNFEIFLLADREQVSTPEFIARLATASGKSPHLFGMPPSLLGALLSVTGRQDMHDSLIRSLELNTSKAIATGWQPQVSLDEALRLAVASQQT, via the coding sequence ATGAGCGAGAAAAAACCAGTGGCGCTCGTGACGGGAGCGAGCGGCTTCCTCGGCCGTCATATCGGGCCCGCGCTGGTGCGCGAGGGATGGTCGGTCCGCCGCGTTGTCCGCAGCCCTGAAAGTGGCGACGAGGTCGTGATCGAATCAATCGGTCCTGAAACGGACTGGCAGGCCGCGCTGGAAGGCGTCGACGCCGTCATCCATCTTGCCGCGCGCGTGCACTACAAGCACGAGGAGCATGCGGTCAAGCTCTACCGCGACGTCAACATCGACGGCACGCTGCATTTGGCGCGTTGTGCGGCGACCGCCGGCGTGTGTCACTTCATCTTCATCAGCACCGTTCTCGTTCACGGCCGCAGCAACGAAGGCCGTGCGCCGTTCAGCGAGGACGACGTGCTGACGCCGCGCGGCCTCTACGGCGAGTCCAAGGCCGCCGCCGAGGCGGGCTTGAGGACGCTGGCGCGCGACACCGACATGAAGATCTCGGTGATCAGGCCGCCGATGGTCTATGGCGCGGGCGCCAAGGGCAATTTCGCAGTGCTGACGCGCGCGGTGAACCTCGGGCTGCCGCTGCCCTTTGCCGCGATCCGCAATCATCGCGCCTTCCTTGCCGTTCAGAATCTGACGTCGTTCGTCCTGCACCGGCTCAGCCATCCCGATCCCGCCAGCAATTTCGAGATCTTCCTGCTCGCCGACAGGGAGCAGGTCTCGACGCCCGAATTCATCGCGCGCCTGGCGACAGCGTCGGGCAAGAGCCCGCACCTGTTCGGCATGCCGCCGAGCCTGCTCGGCGCGCTGCTCAGCGTGACGGGCCGGCAGGATATGCATGACAGCCTGATCCGCTCCCTCGAGCTCAACACCTCGAAGGCGATCGCGACCGGCTGGCAGCCGCAGGTCTCGCTCGACGAGGCGCTGCGGCTGGCGGTGGCGTCTCAGCAGACCTGA
- a CDS encoding lysylphosphatidylglycerol synthase transmembrane domain-containing protein has translation MRRILLSTAKILISAALLYLALRKVDLTELFSRFTVTSLFWIGIAIAIAFLQIFVGVLRWRVISAVCGAPLELGRAMRYNVIGSFFNQTLPSAIGGDAVRLWLVARAGAGWRAATYSIFVDRAIGLIALAVLIVASLPWSYRLITDAHGRSALLLIDLLALAGGLGFLIFGALNWGWLKTWWATHHIHACAVIANRVIFSRTRGPIIAILSVLVHVLAVVIAWCVVQSIAAPVRFSDVFLLVPPVMLITMMPISIAGWGVREATMGLAFGFAGLAANEGVNVSLLYGAVYFIVGAVGGLVWILSAEKAAQGSAPIGVPE, from the coding sequence ATGCGCCGAATCCTGCTGTCGACGGCCAAAATCCTGATTTCCGCGGCGCTGCTCTATCTGGCGCTGCGCAAGGTCGATCTCACCGAACTGTTTTCGCGTTTCACCGTGACCAGCCTGTTCTGGATCGGCATCGCGATCGCGATCGCGTTCCTGCAGATCTTCGTCGGCGTGCTGCGCTGGCGCGTGATCAGCGCCGTCTGCGGCGCGCCGCTCGAGCTCGGACGGGCCATGCGCTACAACGTGATCGGCTCTTTCTTCAACCAGACCCTGCCGTCCGCGATCGGTGGCGACGCGGTCCGGCTGTGGCTCGTCGCACGCGCCGGCGCCGGCTGGCGCGCGGCCACCTACTCCATCTTCGTCGACCGCGCGATCGGCCTGATCGCGCTCGCGGTTCTCATCGTCGCGAGCCTGCCCTGGAGCTATCGCCTGATCACCGATGCGCACGGACGCTCGGCGCTGCTGCTGATCGACCTGCTCGCGCTCGCCGGCGGCCTCGGCTTCCTGATCTTCGGCGCTCTGAATTGGGGCTGGCTGAAGACGTGGTGGGCCACGCATCACATTCACGCCTGTGCGGTGATCGCAAATCGGGTGATCTTCAGCCGCACCCGCGGACCGATCATCGCCATCCTGTCGGTCCTCGTTCACGTGCTCGCTGTCGTGATCGCCTGGTGCGTGGTGCAGTCGATTGCGGCGCCGGTTCGCTTCAGCGACGTCTTTCTGCTCGTGCCGCCCGTGATGCTGATCACCATGATGCCGATCTCGATCGCCGGCTGGGGGGTGCGTGAGGCCACGATGGGCCTGGCGTTCGGCTTCGCGGGACTTGCCGCCAACGAGGGCGTCAACGTCTCGCTGCTATACGGCGCCGTCTACTTCATCGTCGGCGCGGTCGGCGGCCTGGTCTGGATCCTCAGCGCGGAGAAAGCCGCGCAGGGGTCGGCTCCGATCGGAGTGCCGGAGTGA
- a CDS encoding DUF1127 domain-containing protein, with amino-acid sequence MPPQQTNITAATGRDAARLRLDLSTVLSLLKRCWRVFQAWQPHARASLHDLSDRELMDIGLTRGEIDCLTPERAIERLRDNARTLWGRGGM; translated from the coding sequence ATGCCACCCCAACAGACGAACATCACAGCCGCGACGGGGCGTGATGCCGCGCGACTTCGCCTCGACCTTTCCACCGTCTTGAGCCTGCTCAAGCGATGCTGGCGAGTGTTTCAGGCGTGGCAGCCGCACGCACGGGCCTCCTTGCACGACCTCAGCGACAGGGAGCTAATGGATATCGGCCTGACGCGCGGCGAGATCGACTGCCTCACACCTGAACGTGCCATCGAGAGGTTGAGAGACAATGCGAGGACTCTGTGGGGCCGCGGCGGGATGTAA